One Mercurialis annua linkage group LG3, ddMerAnnu1.2, whole genome shotgun sequence DNA window includes the following coding sequences:
- the LOC126674460 gene encoding (+)-neomenthol dehydrogenase-like, producing the protein MESNQNPSTHKYAVVTGANKGIGLETVRQLASLGVTVVLTARNHNRGMAATSMLHQMGLTSVVFHQLDVLDPLSIHSLAAFVSDTFGRLDILVNNAGASGVVVDEDRLRALNIETETWLSGKAINMIQEVINTTYEKAEECLNTNYFGVRRLTEALLPLLQLSTSGARIVNVSSLRSELRRIRSEELRNELNDIENLTEEKLDGIAERFFNDLREDKIEDGGWSLMLPAYSISKAILNAYTRVLARRHPNMLINCVHPGYVNTDLNWHTGPLTVEEGAKGPVKCAVLPDGGPTGCYFAQTEVADF; encoded by the exons atGGAATCCAATCAAAACCCATCAACACATAA GTATGCAGTGGTTACTGGAGCAAACAAGGGCATTGGGCTGGAGACTGTGAGGCAGCTTGCTTCTCTAGGAGTCACTGTGGTGCTTACTGCTAGAAATCACAACAGAGGAATGGCTGCTACCTCTATGCTGCATCAAATGGGTTTAACTAGTGTTGTTTTTCATCAGCTTGATGTTTTGGATCCTCTTAGTATTCACTCCCTCGCTGCTTTCGTCAGCGACACATTCGGAAGGCTCGATATCCTG GTAAACAATGCGGGAGCCTCTGGAGTTGTGGTGGATGAGGATCGCCTAAGGGCGTTAAATATAGAAACTGAAACTTGG CTTTCAGGAAAGGCGATCAATATGATACAAGAAGTGATTAATACTACGTACGAGAAAGCTGAAGAATGCTTGAACACAAATTACTTCGGTGTAAGAAGATTAACGGAAGCCCTGCTCCCGCTTTTACAGCTTTCCACTTCAGGAGCCAGGATAGTTAATGTGTCTTCTCTGAGGAGCGAGCTACGA AGAATTCGAAGTGAAGAACTAAGAAATGAACTTAACGACATAGAGAATCTGACAGAAGAGAAACTGGACGGAATAGCGGAGAGATTCTTTAACGATTTGAGAGAGGATAAAATTGAAGATGGTGGATGGTCACTAATGTTGCCAGCATATAGCATCTCCAAGGCCATCCTTAATGCCTACACTAGAGTTCTTGCCAGGAGGCACCCAAATATGCTCATAAACTGTGTTCATCCTGGCTATGTCAACACAGATCTCAATTGGCACACCGGACCCCTCACTGTCGAAGAAGGAGCTAAGGGCCCCGTCAAGTGTGCTGTTTTACCGGATGGCGGCCCTACTGGCTGCTATTTCGCTCAAACTGAAGTAGCTGATTTCTGA